In Natrinema amylolyticum, the DNA window GGAGGGGATGAATCGCCGCACGACAGTACAAGCCATTAAGTTAACACATCTCTAATCAAGGGATAGCGATGGAGTACAGTCACCGCTACCCCGCATACCCGAGACAACAGGTAGCGGCTGCACTGGACTCTCACATCGACATTCATCGCCAAGCGTACAACTACACTCTCTACGAATACGAGAACGTGGACGTCGACGACATCGGTTCCGCGTACAAACACCACTACCGACTCACCGACTGGAAAGACGAATTCCCCGTCTTCGCGGAAGTTAACTCCAAAGCACTGCAACGAACTGTCACTCGGTTCTACCAGAACCTCAACGGACTCTCCGAGCAGAAGCAAAACGGACGCAAGGTCGGGAAGCTCAAGTGGAAGTCACCACAGGAGTTCCAGAGTATGACGTACTCGCAGTCTGGCTTCGAACTCAAAAACACGAGTGGCCGACGCGCGACGCTCTGGCTCTCTAAAATCGGCGACATCCCGATCCGCTACCACCGCGAAATCCCCGACGAAGCCGACATCAAAGAAGTCACGGTCAAGAAAGAGTCAACTAGCGACTGGTTCGTCTCCTTCGCCCTCGAAACCGACGAGGCCGACCTTCCCGAGAAATCCCCGGTTGATTCGCTCGACGCGAGCAACAGCGTCGGCGTTGACCTCGGCATCCAGAACTACATTCACACTAGCGACGGCAAGACCGTGGACTGGCTTGACCTCGAAGATGAATACGACCGTCTCCGCCACGAGCAACGGAAGTTGTCGCGGAAGGAGAAGGGGTCGAACAACTACGAGAAGCAACGCCGAGAAGTGGCGACGGTCAAGCGACACATCCGTCGAAAGGTGCTGGACTACCAGCACAAAATCACGACGTGGCTCGTCTGCGAGTACGATGCTGTGTTCGTCGAGGACTTGGACGTGAAGGGGATGTTGGAGCAGTCACAGAACGCTCGCAACACGCAGGACGCGGCGTGGCGTCAGTTTATCACTCTCCTCGAATACAAGGCAGACTTGTACGGCTGTCACGTCGTTCAGGTGGAAGCAGCAGGAACGACGAAGGAGTGCGCGAAGTGTACTGTGGAGACGGCGAAACCCATCTGGGTTCGAGAACACTCTTGTCCGTCGTGTGGGTTCGAGTGTGATCGGGACGCGAACGCGGCGATGAACGTCCTCAAGCGCGGCTTTTCTGAACTAGGGCTGGGATGGCCCGAAGACACGCCTGTGGAGACTGCGCTCCCTACGGACACCCATTCGGTGTCTGCAAAGCGCGTCATAGAAACAGGAATCCCCACCCTCAACGAAGCCGCACCAGCGGCTGAGTAGGGTGGGGTAGTTCACCAGTACGGATTCTCGCGCCAGCGTTTCGAGCCGACGCCCGAGGCGATCAACGCCCCGACTGCGATGACCGCGACGGCGAGCACGCCGATCGTCGGCGCGAAGAAGTCGCCGGGAGAGTTGATCAGATACCCAGTACTGAACCCGTAGACGCCCAGAACTGCCAGCGCGGCGATCACGAGCGTCGCGAGCAGTCCGGCGATCGACCGTTCGTCCATATCGATCCGGAGGCGCTACACCGTTATAATTCATCTTCATTTCTCGTCGGGTTCGGTCCCTCGACCCCCGGAAGCGCCGCGTTCAAGGACCGCGCGCTCGGAGTAGGGTGCATGATCGTCGTCGTTCCGGTCGATCCGCCGCGCGACGGACTCGTCCTCTCGTCGCTCGCCGACGGATCGCCACTGACCGAAGCCGAAGCCGTGTCGCTCTACGAGGCCGCCGTCGCCGACGTCTGCTGGGCCGTCGCACAGAGCGGCGGCGACCTCCTGCTCAACTACCGCGACGCGGAGACACTGCCCGAGGACCACACGGACGGTGATCCCGAGGCCGAGGTCCGGGCGCTCGCCCTCGACGCGCTCGGCGAGGACGCCGAGATCCGATTCGAACGACAGGTTGGCTCGAGCCGCGCCGCTCGCGTCGGCAACACCGTCACGCACCTGCTCGAGCGGGAGGGGGCCCAGAGCGTGGGGGTGCTCGAGCCGACGGTCCCGCTGGTCGACCGGACCGAAATCGACGGGGCGGCGATGTCGCTTCGCCGTCACGAGGTCGTGCTCGGACCGTCCACGGAGGGCAGCGTCTACTTCGCGGGCTTCGCGGAGCCGATCGATTTCACCGACGCGTACGCGACGCCCGAACTGTCGACGCTCGCCCGGCGAACGTCGGACGCCGGCCTCGGCGTCGGCTTCGCGCCCATGCTTCCGACCGTCGCAACGCCGGCCGGACTGCGAGCGACCACCGCTGGACTCGAGGCCCGACGGGCGGCCGAGCGGCCGGGAGCTGAGGCGACGGCGGCGCTGGTCGACGAGCTGGGAATCACAGTGGGAGAGGGCGGCGGCCTCGAGCGCGAATAGACTGACGATCCGTTCGGAACGTGCGGCAAAACGGAGAGTGAGATATGACGGCAGAGCGGCCCGACGCGCCTGCCTCGAGAGCAGGGCCGCCTTCGGCAGCAAGTGACTGGAGTTGGCGGAGTGCAAGTAACGACCAATAACGAGAACTGCGGAGACAATCCGGGTGATCTACGGGTTTGGATTCGAGTACCATACAAACGGGGTTAGCGTCCGTTCCGTATTTTCCGTGCGACATAATAGTGCCACCGATGGAATTTCTGCCGGAGAGACCTGTTCGTTCCAACCGTCTCAATCACTTCGAATCCGCAGGCTTTCAATTGTCGCCGTTGCGCTGTGGGCCTGATATAATAATTCGGTAGCGGACCCTGTTGCACGGCGTTGTCCATCTTGTACCTCGTCAATAGCCATCGGGGATGGATGTTTACCAGCCAAAAGGCGAGAGTTCGTAGTATCTGTTGCGTGTTCAACGGATTGAATCCTACCAAACTCCAGAAGTTATGTGTGCTGAATAGGAATATCCCCTCTGGCTTCAGCACTCGTCGAATCTCCAGTAATGTCATGTACCGCTTTCCTTCCGGGATAATATGGTCGATTCCGTTATATGAGAACAGGACATAGTCGAACGTCTCGTCGTCAAACGGTAACGACATCGCCTCGCTGACGCAGAATTCTACATCCGAAGTCACTTCGCGTGCGACCTCGAGATAGGATTCGGTGAGGTCGGCTCCGATCACGTCAAATCCCATTTCATCAAGCACCGCCGTCGTCCTGCCAGTTCCGCATCCGAGATCCAGTACCATCCCCCCATCGACGGCGAAGTATTGACCGATAGCTTGTCGCTCTTTGTCGGTCAGCCCTTTCGTCGCATCCTGTACGTATCTCTCGTAGATTCCCTCCGAATTATAATATTCAGTGACCTTTTCAAATTGATACTGATTTTGAACCATTAGTACAGGGTCCCTTCTCAGACGACTCCCTTTGAGCGGAATTAACATCGGCCTGCGCATCATGGTTCTCATCATCACCCATACACAATTAGTTGAATCTAACATGTATGAATAATTGAATCTTAGTACGTCCGACCCCCGTGGATCGAAGCCAAGCATTGAGTGAGATATGGACGATATTCGGACACTTGAACCCGTTAGCACGGCCCCGATCCACTTGTGAGGCCTCGGTCACTGGCTTCCCGGAGCGACAAGCGAGGAACCGGTTCCGCTTCGAGCGTTTTTCCGGCGAAAGGGCGACGGAAGCAGCACGGTCCTAAACTCGAGTGACTTCGAAAAATCGCTACTCAGGTGGTGATTTTAGCAATCGAGCTGGCTTGATACTGAGTTAACTATTTTTCCTCCCTTATTGTACACCACGACAGCTGTGACTGTATGCTCGAACCGTTCGTCGAATGGCAGAGCTGGCTGAGAGAAATTACCGCCCTCCTGCGGTCCCCGCGCGAAAACTTCGATCCGATCGATTCGATTGGGGTTCCCTGTTACTCGAACACGATTACACTGCAGTCGGATGACGACTCCTTTCTTCGCCTCAACCTGTTGGTGGTCACCAGCGACTACGATTCCCGTTGTGGTGATTCCTGTGCCAATTGCTGTTAGCAATCCCCGGCGTGTTTTCTGCCCCATGGTACGAGATAGCATTACATGCGGACCTAAATAGCCTTCAATATGCCAATCATAACTGGCATTCAAGTCAAATAATCTATCAAAATTATATGTTCGAACGGCAGAATTACCGAGAGGCATTGGATAGGTTCGTGAACGCATACGAAGTCGAAAACAGATAGCTGAGTCGGGAGATGTAATTCTCGCCTCAACTGAACAGGCGACACTCGAGCTTGTCGAGAGCTTTGCCCATGCGAGCGAGCCACTTGATGTACTTTTTCCGGTGCCCAGTGTAGGCGATTAATTGCCGTTCATTGAGGTAATCCCGAGAGGGACCGGGAATAAGAACGATACCTTCAACTTTCTCGGGCGTAGACATAGTAACACGCCCCGTTGACGGCGATTTGGGCCTCTGAGGGTCGGTTCAGTTTAGCCTCGATGGTCCGAGTGGTCCGTCATGGTTTCGTGGATTGAAGCCACGAAATCGCAAGACGTGGTCGGGGCGAAGTGGAACTTCGCGGTGGGGTGGCAGAGCGGCCCAACGCGCCTGCCTTGAGAGCAGGTGGCTGTCAAGCCTCATGGGTTCAAATCCCATCCCCACCGCTTTTGCGACGAACGGACGTGAGGAGCGAAGCGGAAATGGTGGGATTTGAATCAGGGGGGAGTTTCGCTCCGACCGTGGTTCAAATCCCATCTCCACCGTTTTCCGCGAGAGCATACGACGACTGAAGTCACGAAGACGAAAACGAAGCAGTTTCGTCGCACTGGGAAGAGGAGCGTTCTGCTATCGTGGCAACGGGGAATCACCACGCCCTCCCCAGCCGACTCACTCGTTCACGTCGTTCACTCGCTCGTCCCTCGTGCGGCGTCACCGACCGCCCTCGCTATCGCTCGGGCGGTAGCCAGCGCACGCCACCGCAGTCTTGTTCATCGAGCCGGAGCGTCACAGAGTCGAGACCGACAGCTCATCGACTGAAAACCGATGCCGAAGCGAAAATACGAGAACGGTCAGCCGACGAGTCCAGGGCCGGCCCGAGCCGTCAGCGGTAGGACAGCTCGAGCTCGCGCGCTCGAGAGAGCAGGTCCGCGTCGTAGTAGTCCTCGGTCTGTGCGGGGCGGATGTCGTCGATCGCACGGACCTGCTGGACAGTGTTGCGGAAGTTCTTGAAGGTGGCCTCGTCGACCATCTGGCCGTCGATGGTGACCGCGCCAGTGCCCTCGCGTTTGGCCTCGTTGAAGCGCTCGATCTTGTGGACGTCGCGCTCGAGTTCCTCGGGCGTGGGCATGTGAACGGTGTTGGCCTGGATCGTCTGCTTGGGGTAGAGCGACCAGGAGCCGTCGAGGCCGAGTTGTGCTTCGTGTTCGACCTGGTCGGCGTACTCATCAGCGTTGTAGTAGGTCAGGCCGGCGCGTTCCTTGAACAGGTCGTCGAAGGGACCGCCGATCGAGAGCAGGCCGCCGGCGCTGGCTTCGTTCGAGAGTGCCTCGAGGAGACCGTCCCAACGGGGCATGCCGTCGCCGAGGTCGCGGCCACCGAGTTCTGCGGCGTAGTCGACGGGGCCGAAGACGAGCGCGGTGAGGCGAGAGTCCTCGCCGAACTTGGATATTTCGCGCAGGTCAGAGCGGGCGCGGCCGGTCTCGATGATGATCGAGAGGCCGATCGAGCCGTCGTCGTAGCCGTGTTCGGCCTCTGCCTCGGCGACGACCTCGGCGGCGCGTTTCACGTCTTCGAGGCGGCCGACCTTGGGGACGACGACGCCGTCGATCTCGTCGCCGATCTCGCCCACGAGCCGGTCGATCTGGTCGCGCCCCTTCTCGCAGTACTCCTCGTCCTCGTAGCTCCACTCGACGCGGGGCCAGATTTCGCCGGGGAAGTCGTACTCGGGAACCTTTTCGATGGTGTTCTCGAGCCCCTCGGCTTTCATGTCCGGTGCCGTCCCGTCTTCCATGTCGGGGACGAGCCAGTCGGGTGCCTGGAACCCCTCCGCCTCGAGCGCGGAGGTCAGATACTTCGCCGAGTCGTCTTTCGGGACGGCGGCCGGTGCGGTCTGGAACGTGCGGCAGAGTCGAATGTCGTCAGTCATGTGTCAGTGTCTGAGTTCGTGATTGTCTGCGGTCGTTTATTATGATCGATCGTGTTAGTTAGAACGCTTTCGAATCTCCGCGGTTCGCGTCCCCGAGTAGACGGGTTCGTCGTCCTGGTTGAACGCGATGTGCTCGAAAGTGACGGTGCCAGCCTGCTCGCTCGAAGCGTCCTCCTCGGCCTCGAGCACGCGCGTGAAGGCGTAGACGGTGTCACCAACCGCGACGAACGTGTGGAACGATTCGTCGTCGAAGCCGACCTCGCGCCAGGTCTCCTCGTCCGAACGGGCGTGGCCCAGCGCGGTCGATCGGGTCACGTCGCCGTAGGTGACGATGTCGCCCGACGGCGAGTCGGACATCACGTCGACGTTGTGGTGCTGTTTCGCCGTGTTGAGCGTCGCCAGCGGTAGCGAGGCGACGGTGACGTCGTCCTGGGTCCGGCCGCGCTCGTGCCGGTAGGCGACGGCGGCGTTCTCGTCCTCGGCTTCCTCGAGCGCCGCGACGAAGTCCTCGTAGTAGCCGCCCTCGGGTGCGATGAACTCCTCGGGGAGTTCGGGGCCGTCGTCGCCGTCCCCTTCGGCCGCTGCAGCACCGCCGCCGTCCGTCGCGACGGGCTCGCGGCGCGGAATCATGTTCGTGCGTTCGTAGGAACAGAGCACGTCACCGGTCTCGGCGTCCCTCCCGCGGGTTCGCCACGAGACGATACCGTACTCGGGTCGGGAACTCGAGGTCGCGCAGTTGACGACCTCGCTCTCGACGTGGAGTTCGGTACCGGCGTGGACCGGCGCTTCGGGGAAGCGAACGTCGGTCCGCCCGAGGAAGTAGCCACCCTTCTCGCTCAGATCCTCGACGGTGATGCCCAGCGTCGCGGCGGTGAGGTAGTCCGGGTGGATCGGCGGTTCGTCGAACCCGCGTTCCTCGGCGGCGTCGGTCCGCCAGTAGGCGGGGTCGTGATTGAGCGTCTGGCTCATCCACTGTTCGTTGCCCCACTCCGTGAGCGTGAGTCCGGGGTCGTGCTCGATGACGTCCCCTTCCTCGAAGTCCTCGAAGCAGTTGCCCTTCTCCTTGGTCTCGACTTGCTCGAGCGCCTGTGCGAACGTGTCGGGATCGGTCCAATCAGTCATCTGCGGTAATCTCGTCGGTGTCGGTCTGCTGCTGTTCGCGGTTCCGTCGGGCGATCGTCCGTCGCATCTCGTTCTCGACGATCATGTAGCCCTCGTCGAAGCCCATGCCGGGCTTTGCGAGCACCTGCGCGGCATTCGTCGCGAGCGCGACGTGGGCGCAGGCCCGCGCGGAGGTTTCCGTCTCGTTGCAGGTGCCGCCGAGGTAGGCGCGGGTGTCGGTCCCCTCGCAGTAGCGGACGGCCTGTCCGCTCCGGTGGATGCCGCCCAGATCGGGCGTCTTCACCTGCACGAGGTCGGCCGCGCCCGCGTCGACGAACGCTTGGACGTCCTCGAAGGTGTTACACCACTCGTCGGCGACGATGTCGACGCCAACGTTGGCGTCGGCGAGCCCCTCCCGGAGTTCGACCATCGCGTCGATCTGGTCCGCACGATTCCCGACGTCCATCGGCCCCTCGATCTGGATCGGGTAGGGGGCCGCGGCCGCCTCGAGCGCGGCGAAGTAATCGACGACCTCGTCGCGATCGTAGGGCGCGCCGAAGATCTCCCCGATCATCCCGTAGACGTCGATGTGGAAGCGGGGTTCGTAGCCGTCCGGTCCGAGTTCCTGGGAGCGCTGGGTGAGCCACTCGACGTACTCGAGCAGCGTTTCCCCGTTTTCGCCGATCTTCTCGACGCTGTTGATGAGCGCGTGGGGCAGGACCGGGACGCCCTTGACGAACATCTTTTCCGTGTTGTTGTAGCGGTCGTCGCCGGACTGCCCGAAGACGGGCACCGGCTCCGTCGCGGGCTCGGTGCCGAGCGCGTCGGCCATCACGTCCGTGCGCGTCGTGTTCTCGGCTTCTGCGGCGGCGGCGAGCAGCGCCTGCGAGACGCCGTAGCGGATCGCCGTGTGGAGCCGATCGCCCGCAACTTCCATCTCTTCGAGCAGTTCGGCGTTCGCGAGGAAGTCGGTCGCGTCGCGGCCCTCGAGCGCGTCGGCGACGGGGCCCTCGATGACGGGGGCGTACTCCTCGGCCTGAAAGAGCGGGTCGCGCCCGCCGGCACCGGAGTACTGGACCGCAGCGCAGTCGCCCCGCACCACGGTACCGTCGGCGAGTTCGACGTCGACGATGATCGTCTCGCCGGCCTGTCGAATCTCGTCGAAGCCGTCGGTGACGGGCTCGCCCTCGTAGGTGAACCCGTCGTGCTCTGCCCCCTGCTTGATCGCGCGCTGGTCGTCGAAGAAGAACCCGGAGTAGCCGGGCGTGGCATGTATTCCTGTAATCTCCATGTTAGACGTCCCCCTGTGGTCGGCCGATGAGCTTTCCGTCGCTGATCGCGTCGACGTCGTCCGCGACCATCCGGAACGACTGGTCGCGGCCCTCGGTCGTGGCGCGCTGCGAGAGTCGAGCCTTGTGAATCTCCTTGATGTCGTCGTCCATCTCGAGGTCGGCCCACTCGAAGATGCGGACGCGGCCGTCGTCGTCTCGGGCGGGCAGGACGGCACCCGCCGCGCTGTCGCTGGGTGCGAACGGCACGTCGAGCGCCCCCGAGTCGAAGGCCTTGAGCGTCCCCTGGACGACGTCGCCGTCGCCGTGCTCGAAGATAGTGTCCATCAGACACCGGGTCTCGCGCTCGATGAGGTCCTGTTCCTCCTCGATGCCGTCGATGTCAATCTTCTGTTCGATGGCCATGTCGATGACCTGCCGCGTCGTGCGCAGACCGGCCGAGTTGGCCTCCATGGTCGGCACCCCCTGGAACTCCTGGGGCGACTTGGTGATGACCTTGTCCGGCTGTGCGATGGCAGCGGTCATGCCGCCGAGGCTGATGACGCCGTTGGCCCGCGCCTCGTCCGGCGGGAAGCCGCCCATCCACTCGTGGAAGACGGTGGTGACGACGACCTCGTCGGGCAGATATTCGTTGCCCAACTTCTTGAGCGCGTTCAGCGCGGCGACATCCTGCACAATGTTGCCGACCTGGCCGTAGCCGAGCGTGATCGAGCGCACGCCCTGCGTCGCCGCTAACTGGCCCTCGACGATCATGATCGCGATCGCGATCGACGGCGGGACGAGGGTGCCGGTCAGCGGGCCGAACGGCTCGCGGTTGATCCGCACGCCGCGTTCGGTGTACGCCCCCGCGAGGCGGTCGACGAACTGCCACTTCTCGATGGTCTCCTCGAGGCCGTGGCGCTTCGTGTACGGAATGTTGTAGGAGATCGGGCCGCCCTCGAAGCTCTGGAAGCCGCCGGCGAAGGTGATCGCCGCGAGCAGCCGAGCGTCCGGTGTGCCGTGGCGGACCTCGATCGGCGCATCGACCGCGTCGATCAGTTCCCGGCAGCCGTCGACCCCGTGGTTGACGGCCGGAAAGCCGTTCAGGGTGTCGTCGCCCGTCTCGAGGGCCTTGTCGAGGCCCTGCTGGGCCTTCTCGTACTCGTTGTCGCGCGTGTACGAGTCGATCGTCGTCGGGAGGAGGTCCGCCTGTCCCTCCTCGAGGAGGTACTGCAGAAGCTCGATCTGGTCGTCGAGCCGGGGCACGCCGGCCCGGGGCTGGAGGAGGGGCTTGTCGGCCGACTCGAGGACGTCCGCGAATCGCTTGTGGTCCGGCAGCGATTCGTGGTACTCGATGGCGTCCTCGAAGTCGACGTCCGCGCCCGTCGGCCAATTCGACCGAATTTCCTCGTCGATACGCCGTAGCTCGTCGGATGGAATGCGTTCGTCTCGTATCATCTGGGCATCTACGAACTGATAGTCGCCCGTTCCGACTCCGTCGGTGAGATCTGGAGATCCTCGCGGAGCGCAGCAATCGCGTCCTCGGGATCGGTCTCGGAATCGAAGACGCGGTCGAACCCGAGCTCCCGGAACGTCCGCCGGGTCTGCTCGAAGTCGTCCTGGCCGACGGCGAGGTTGCCGCCGATGTAGCTGACCGCGTCGACGCCCGCGTCCTCGAGGACGCCGTGGAATCCCTGGCAGTCCTGCTCGGCATGACCGTAGAGCGAGGAGACAAGTACAGCGCTCGCGTCGTGGGCTTTGGCGGCTTCGGCGAAGTCCTCCTGGGAGGTCTGGACGCCGAGGTTCACGACATCGAAGCCGGCTGCACTGAAGGCTTGCTCTAAGATTGTGATGCCAACGACGTGGGCATCCGAGCCGATCACGCCGAGGACGACCGTTTGGGACATCGTATGCAAAACCATGAGGAACCACCCTATAAACCTAATGATCTTCCATGATAATACTCCTTAAGGACCCTAACAGCGTTCCTATGTCGGGTGTTCACACGGACTGTGGTACTCGGAATCAACTTCATGATCGATGGTAAGGGTTTTGGTACTGGTTTGGGAAGGAGGTCGTACAGATGGGAGCACTCTCGAACCTTCGCGTGCTGGATCTGACCCAGGTGCTGGCTGGGCCGTACTGCACGATGTTGCTCGCGGACATGGGCGCGGACGTGGTCAAAATCGAGCGGCCGGGCGGCGACATGATCCGGTCGAACCCGCCGTTCGTCGACGATCCCGACGAGGAGGCCTACGGCGGCTACTTCCAGAGCGTCAACCGCGGCAAGCGCAGCATCGAGCTGAACCTCGGCGACGACGAGGACCGCGCGGACTTCCTCTCGCTGGTCGAAGAGGCCGACATCGTCGTCGAGAACTACCGCTCCGGGACGATGGAGAAGTACGATCTGGGCTACGAGACCCTCACGGAGTACAACGAGGAGATCATCTACTCCTCGATCCGCGGCTTCGGCGACCCGCGCACGGGCGAGACCCACCGGCAGGGCCAGCCCTCCTTCGACCTCATCGCGCAGGCGCTGGGCGGCGTCATGGAGACCACCGGCCAGCCCGACGGCCCGCCGACCAAGACCGGCCCCGGCGTCGGTGACCTCTTCACCGCGACGCTGAACTGCATCGGCATTCTCGCGGCGGTCAACCACCGCGAACAGACCGGCGAGGGCCAGTACGTCGACACCGCCATGTACGACTCGATGCTCAGCTTCACCGAACGGGCCGTCTACCAGCAGTCCTACACCGGCGAGGCCCCCACCCGTCGGGGCAACTCCCACCCGACGCTGTTCCCCTACAACGCCTTCGAGACCGCCGACGGCTACGCCGTCATCGCCGCGTTCAACGACAACCACTGGGCCGAACTCTGTGCCGTGATGGACCGCGAGGACCTCGCCGAAGAGTATCCCACGACCGCGGAACGCCTCGAGCACCGCGCGGCCCTCCGGGACGAAATCGCCGACTGGGCCCTCGAGCAGACCAACGACGAACTCGTCGGCAGCCTCGAGGGCCGGGTCCCGGCCGCGCCCGTCCAGACCACCGAAGAGATCTTTGACGACGAGCACGTCCACGCTCGAGACATGCTCGTCCCCGTCGAACAGCCCGGTGCCGACCGCGACGTCGAGATCGCGGGCAACCCGATCAAGATGAGCGAGACCGAACCGAAGCCCCGCGGTCGCGCGCCGCTGCTGGACGAGCACCGCGAGGAAGTGTTGGGCGAGCAGGCAGAGAAGACGGCCGACGACTGAGAACTATATTTCCGCGTTCACCTACCGTTCGCGTTCGACGACGGTACACTACGTCGAACGGACGCATTCAGAACCTCAAGAGAGCCTACAGAATTTCGCGCAGCACGGCGGCTAACTGCTCTTCTAACTCCGCTGCTTGGAGGATCGTGACCGGATTGTCGGATTGCGTCTCGAACGAGGCAGTCTCGTCGTCGAGATCCTGAACGACCAGCAGTCCGTTCCACCCGGATCCGAAATAGTCCTCATCGTCACGACCGAAGACGTAGTCCCCATTGACCCGGAGAAACGCGAGATATTCCAGCGTTTCCTTGATTCCACGGCGGATCGTGTCCGTGTTGGTACTGTTCTTCACTTCTACGATTAGATACTCGTGCTGATCCTCGGATTCGGAGATGATCTCGAGGACGATTACGTCGGGACGACCCGTATGATTCCGAAAGTCCTGACCGAAGTAATCGCTCGCGATATCTTGTGCCGTGAGCTGAACTTCGTCGGTCCGTGAGAGCTGCTCTTGCTCTTCGTCGG includes these proteins:
- a CDS encoding RNA-guided endonuclease InsQ/TnpB family protein translates to MEYSHRYPAYPRQQVAAALDSHIDIHRQAYNYTLYEYENVDVDDIGSAYKHHYRLTDWKDEFPVFAEVNSKALQRTVTRFYQNLNGLSEQKQNGRKVGKLKWKSPQEFQSMTYSQSGFELKNTSGRRATLWLSKIGDIPIRYHREIPDEADIKEVTVKKESTSDWFVSFALETDEADLPEKSPVDSLDASNSVGVDLGIQNYIHTSDGKTVDWLDLEDEYDRLRHEQRKLSRKEKGSNNYEKQRREVATVKRHIRRKVLDYQHKITTWLVCEYDAVFVEDLDVKGMLEQSQNARNTQDAAWRQFITLLEYKADLYGCHVVQVEAAGTTKECAKCTVETAKPIWVREHSCPSCGFECDRDANAAMNVLKRGFSELGLGWPEDTPVETALPTDTHSVSAKRVIETGIPTLNEAAPAAE
- a CDS encoding class I SAM-dependent methyltransferase; this translates as MMRTMMRRPMLIPLKGSRLRRDPVLMVQNQYQFEKVTEYYNSEGIYERYVQDATKGLTDKERQAIGQYFAVDGGMVLDLGCGTGRTTAVLDEMGFDVIGADLTESYLEVAREVTSDVEFCVSEAMSLPFDDETFDYVLFSYNGIDHIIPEGKRYMTLLEIRRVLKPEGIFLFSTHNFWSLVGFNPLNTQQILRTLAFWLVNIHPRWLLTRYKMDNAVQQGPLPNYYIRPTAQRRQLKACGFEVIETVGTNRSLRQKFHRWHYYVARKIRNGR
- the citE gene encoding L-malyl-CoA/beta-methylmalyl-CoA lyase, with the protein product MTDDIRLCRTFQTAPAAVPKDDSAKYLTSALEAEGFQAPDWLVPDMEDGTAPDMKAEGLENTIEKVPEYDFPGEIWPRVEWSYEDEEYCEKGRDQIDRLVGEIGDEIDGVVVPKVGRLEDVKRAAEVVAEAEAEHGYDDGSIGLSIIIETGRARSDLREISKFGEDSRLTALVFGPVDYAAELGGRDLGDGMPRWDGLLEALSNEASAGGLLSIGGPFDDLFKERAGLTYYNADEYADQVEHEAQLGLDGSWSLYPKQTIQANTVHMPTPEELERDVHKIERFNEAKREGTGAVTIDGQMVDEATFKNFRNTVQQVRAIDDIRPAQTEDYYDADLLSRARELELSYR
- the mch gene encoding 2-methylfumaryl-CoA hydratase, which gives rise to MTDWTDPDTFAQALEQVETKEKGNCFEDFEEGDVIEHDPGLTLTEWGNEQWMSQTLNHDPAYWRTDAAEERGFDEPPIHPDYLTAATLGITVEDLSEKGGYFLGRTDVRFPEAPVHAGTELHVESEVVNCATSSSRPEYGIVSWRTRGRDAETGDVLCSYERTNMIPRREPVATDGGGAAAAEGDGDDGPELPEEFIAPEGGYYEDFVAALEEAEDENAAVAYRHERGRTQDDVTVASLPLATLNTAKQHHNVDVMSDSPSGDIVTYGDVTRSTALGHARSDEETWREVGFDDESFHTFVAVGDTVYAFTRVLEAEEDASSEQAGTVTFEHIAFNQDDEPVYSGTRTAEIRKRSN
- a CDS encoding methylaspartate ammonia-lyase, which produces MEITGIHATPGYSGFFFDDQRAIKQGAEHDGFTYEGEPVTDGFDEIRQAGETIIVDVELADGTVVRGDCAAVQYSGAGGRDPLFQAEEYAPVIEGPVADALEGRDATDFLANAELLEEMEVAGDRLHTAIRYGVSQALLAAAAEAENTTRTDVMADALGTEPATEPVPVFGQSGDDRYNNTEKMFVKGVPVLPHALINSVEKIGENGETLLEYVEWLTQRSQELGPDGYEPRFHIDVYGMIGEIFGAPYDRDEVVDYFAALEAAAAPYPIQIEGPMDVGNRADQIDAMVELREGLADANVGVDIVADEWCNTFEDVQAFVDAGAADLVQVKTPDLGGIHRSGQAVRYCEGTDTRAYLGGTCNETETSARACAHVALATNAAQVLAKPGMGFDEGYMIVENEMRRTIARRNREQQQTDTDEITADD
- a CDS encoding methylaspartate mutase subunit E, whose product is MIRDERIPSDELRRIDEEIRSNWPTGADVDFEDAIEYHESLPDHKRFADVLESADKPLLQPRAGVPRLDDQIELLQYLLEEGQADLLPTTIDSYTRDNEYEKAQQGLDKALETGDDTLNGFPAVNHGVDGCRELIDAVDAPIEVRHGTPDARLLAAITFAGGFQSFEGGPISYNIPYTKRHGLEETIEKWQFVDRLAGAYTERGVRINREPFGPLTGTLVPPSIAIAIMIVEGQLAATQGVRSITLGYGQVGNIVQDVAALNALKKLGNEYLPDEVVVTTVFHEWMGGFPPDEARANGVISLGGMTAAIAQPDKVITKSPQEFQGVPTMEANSAGLRTTRQVIDMAIEQKIDIDGIEEEQDLIERETRCLMDTIFEHGDGDVVQGTLKAFDSGALDVPFAPSDSAAGAVLPARDDDGRVRIFEWADLEMDDDIKEIHKARLSQRATTEGRDQSFRMVADDVDAISDGKLIGRPQGDV
- the glmS gene encoding methylaspartate mutase subunit S, encoding MVLHTMSQTVVLGVIGSDAHVVGITILEQAFSAAGFDVVNLGVQTSQEDFAEAAKAHDASAVLVSSLYGHAEQDCQGFHGVLEDAGVDAVSYIGGNLAVGQDDFEQTRRTFRELGFDRVFDSETDPEDAIAALREDLQISPTESERATISS
- the mct gene encoding succinyl-CoA:mesaconate CoA-transferase encodes the protein MGALSNLRVLDLTQVLAGPYCTMLLADMGADVVKIERPGGDMIRSNPPFVDDPDEEAYGGYFQSVNRGKRSIELNLGDDEDRADFLSLVEEADIVVENYRSGTMEKYDLGYETLTEYNEEIIYSSIRGFGDPRTGETHRQGQPSFDLIAQALGGVMETTGQPDGPPTKTGPGVGDLFTATLNCIGILAAVNHREQTGEGQYVDTAMYDSMLSFTERAVYQQSYTGEAPTRRGNSHPTLFPYNAFETADGYAVIAAFNDNHWAELCAVMDREDLAEEYPTTAERLEHRAALRDEIADWALEQTNDELVGSLEGRVPAAPVQTTEEIFDDEHVHARDMLVPVEQPGADRDVEIAGNPIKMSETEPKPRGRAPLLDEHREEVLGEQAEKTADD